TCCGAGACGGAAGTGAGCAGCAAACCAGGGGATCGGAGAATCTGCAGCGGCTAAAGATGTTAGGAGGTAGTGATCGAGCCTagaatgaggaggaggaggaggagggggaggagggaggggggaaCGAAGCAGGGGAGAGCAGTACCAGGGTGTTCTTGCTTCCGGTGGAGGAGAGGCCGAAGTGGAGTGGAGGAgccgggtttttttttttgtgcggaAGGGGCTGGAAGCCCATGTATTCATCCCCAGCAAATAACATTCAACCCCCTGGAGAAAGGAAAAAACTACAAAGGACTCCAAACAGCACAAACTCCAAGTGGTATCTTTTACACGAAAGACCCTAAAGAACACCAGAAATACACTAATGTCCTCCATCGTCTTTGTGAACGTTCCCAAGCCAGAGGCACCCTTCGATCCGCTGGAGGTGGGGAAGGAACGCCATGGCCGGAACTCGAGCTCCACAACCAAACTCGTCGGCGCGACCTCCAGCTTTTTGAAGCCGCAAGACATAATCTTTGTGGCACATCGACAGTCCACACCGGGAATTTGGCCGAGCAACAGAGGCATcgtcgacgacgccgacgagccaGAGGAACCTCCAAAGTCACCAACGAGCCAGAGGACGCAGGTGACCCAGAGGAAGCATAACCCTAACCAGGGGAGCAGAACAACCTCCACCCCAACCGCAATTAGGGGAACCCACCACACCGGCTCCTCACTGGATCCAGAGGACTCACCAGCGAGGTAGAGAAGAAGCCGGCGACACTTattccaccaccgccgtcccGTCTCCACCCTACGAGCACTGCCTGGGAAAGACCAGGAGATGCCGCGCGCTGGAGGTGTCGAAGTAGTCGCAGATGAAGAAGCAGATGCCGGAGCTCAGCAGAGGATCTTCTTCACCGCATCGACGCCAACAGACTCTAGAGACGAAGCAACCCATATGTACACATCTCACCGACAGGTCAACAAGAACCATCAGGAGCAAAAAAAAATCCGACATGGAGATAAACTCGCCGCCGTAACCGCCGTCCTAAGACAAACAGAGACACCGACGACCCACTCCACCGGCAACCCTAGCAAACTAGTACAAACCTAACCTATACTAGTACCTACAACCTGCACCGGACGTCGATCCAGCCGagccccccccctccccccccggcggcgaggccgccggaGGCGGGGAATCGGACGGATCGACGCCGGAAATCGGCGTCGCCCCTGTTTCGCCCCTAGGAAACTGTAGATGGGGGAAAGAAGGGTTGTGGGACTATAGATGGCTAAATGGGCTAGCATGGGCACGGTCCGAAAAAACACGGCACGGGCACGACACCATAGTGCCAGTGCCAGCACGAGGCACGATCTCAATAGTGCCTGGGCTGCAAGTCCGGCCCGCGGCACTAGCACGGGCACGGCACGACTAATGGGTTGGCACGATAGCAGCCCGATTATTCTCAGTCGTTGGATTGACTTGCAGTATTTTTAACCTTTGGATGTAGCTCTAGATAGAAAACCTAGGTATAAAAGCCAATCCCTCCCCAATCTCTCTCAATTTCCTCCTCCCAGCCGCATGTTTCCTTCCCCTAACACCGCGCCTCCCTCCCGTGGCTTCGCTGCCCGTCTCAAACGCCAACAGCGATGCCGCTCCCCTGCCTGACGCCACTCCCGTTCCTGCCCATACAGCCTTACCTTCACCATCCTCGGCTCCCCGCACCACTCTCCGCTCCATTTGAAGTGGTCTCGCGGCGGCGCAATGGCTCCGTGCGACAGAGCGACGACGCGTCAGCTCGGCGGCGCGTCAGTTTGGCAGTGCTGCGGAGCGTCAgagcggcggagcggtgacGCCATGCCCGACGGCACAACACGGCACACCACTGACGAGGTCGTGTCGTGCTAGTGCCCAGCTCTCGGCACGGTGGCACAAGGTGGCTCGGCACGGGCACGGCATAGTGCCATGCCACATAGTGCCGTGCCGCATCGTGCTAGGGCCGTGCCATGGCACAACGGCCCGTTTGGCCATCTATAGTGCGGACAAGTCAGAAAGTGAAAGAGGAGGTGAAGGTCCCCCGTGCTCTATCTCTCGATCCGTACGAGGTTACTTGCTGTGTTTTTTTTGGTTCACATGTTTACGTACTGTGCAAACCCAACCAATTGAAGCCCATAAAACCGCCGGCTCAGCCCACCAACATCCATCTCCGCGAATCCGCCAAACCTATATGGCTTCCACAAATTTTTTTCCTCTCTTGACTTCAAATGTTTGAGATCCGTGCAACCAATGTGACCCGTTCGATTCGCATCATCTCCTCCCCCAACCCCTGCCTCCCTCCTCACCGCCAATGCCTCATTCCGCTGCAACTCTCTCGCGCCGCCGTTGTCGGGGGGTGGCGGGTggtgggcggcgcggctggCGAAGAGGTCGCCGCCGACCGCGGGTGGTGGCCGAGGTGGCGGCTCTTAGGGGGCGGGGCTTCGAGGGTCGGGGCTCCAATGGCCGCCGGCCCTAGAGGGAGGCCATCGGTGGgtggagccggcggcgggggcgacgagGCGCTCGGGTTAGCGGAGGGCGGGGTCGAGGGCGGCCGGTGGAgcgtgggcgggcggcgcggtagccgccggccatggtggtggaggcggcggcggcgggggtggaagCTTGGTGGGAAAGAACATTGTACAAGGGCCTTGGTGGGCTCTAAGCTATGAGAGCTATCTGGCTCACGGAAGCCACATAGGAGCTCCCCTGCGGATCGTGGTCGTCACCGCATTCTTCTAAAATTTGATCTGAATTAATATGAAACCTGAATTGTCAGGTCCAAGAGGGCAGATGTACGGGTTTTAAGAATCGATACCAAACTTCTCCTGAAAAAAAAGGTGGATCCAAATTTTGCAGATACCCGAAATAACATGTTCGGTTTCGGGTAATCCAGGTTATCCCAAACTTATGTACAACAAATTCAATTGATCCTATAAATATTAGACCTTAGTCCGCCACTGTAGCATTCCAACAACCACGTGTACGCCATAAAATCTAAATGAAGTATTTTTATTTAAGAACTTGCAACATTTCAATATCTAGCAAAGATAAGAATCAACATGCCAATACCCGAATTTCTCGAATTTAAATCGTGTTTTTAGAATTGATACCCGAGATAGTGTTTGTGTATTTCAGGCTCGAGTAATTTAAGTTTGAGGTTCGGATTCGGAAAATTGTGCCCACTGGTAACTATAGCGTCCAAAACCCACTGGTACTGTACTGTAGTACACCACTAGTCTGAATTTCCAGCCGAATACTCGAAGTTGACGTTCTTGTCTTCTCCCTTGAGGCAACGCAAACACGCTTGTACTATGTACATAAAACTTTACACTTGCACGCGACTGAGAGAGGCGTACGTACGTGAGAGGAGGAAATCAAAGCCCAACCATTTGGCCCGCAGCTGTAGCAGCCCAGCACATAGGCCATCGAAGCCGAAAGAGGCCTAGCCCACGTACACGTCTCCCTCCTccgaacgacgacgacgacgccgctgCCAGGAGCTACACTACACACGGTCAGGAGTTTCCAGGAAGAAGCCCGCACTAACTGCTCTGTGGATCGACCGATCAGTGGTCAGGAGATGGAGGAGACTGTTGACCTAACCTACTTGCGCCCGCCACCGGCGTCAAGTCACCgccccgacgacgacgaggacccGGTGGTCAGGAGGACTGCCACTGCCCTAGCTGCTCTCACCGTCTCTACCTGCGAAAATCCAACGCGGCGCCTGGGCGCTGAGCGCCTCTTATCAAGGTACCGTCAATTCTTGCGATGAGATCCGTGCAACGGTGGGCACGAGTTTGTATTGCATATGTATTCTCCGTTTCCGCACTGTATTTCGCACACACGCAGCCGTCGCCCCCGCTGTCGCGAAGCAGCCCCCCTCCGGACccttcttctccggcggcgGGTTCGACGGCCGCGGTGCCTCCCCTCCGCGCACCGGGCGCGGAACCTGCAGTAGAACCCGCCCCCGCCAAGCAGAGGAGGCCCCGCTCCCCAAccttcttctccggcggcggtggcttccCTCCCCTCCAAGAAGCGAcggcgcctcccctcccccacccGGTGCTCCACCTTCGgtcgctcccctcccctccaAGAAGCGCCGGCGCTGCTACCCTCCAGATCTGCGGTGAGGTTCACCTCTTTGTCCCCTCTCCGCCCAAatctccctcctctccggcgacTTCCCTCATCCCTAGCCTCGCGCCTACAGCGGCGTCCGTAGGCTCTTTTGAGATGCGCGCTCTTCTCTgctgccagcgccgccaccaccccccAGACCTGTCGTCGCGCGGCGCATTCCTGCTCTCCGCCGCCCCCAACGCCGCCGCAGATGCCCCCTCACTAAACCAGCGCCAACCTGCTATCCTCCCCAACCAGCGCCACAGGCGACCTCGGCCCCAAGGAAGAACAAGTGGGTGGACCCAACTGCCTGCCACCATCTTCTTCGCAATTTACTTGTTGGCTTCGTTATTCAATAGCATAGAACCCATTCTAGTTACTTCCGAAGAACAATTACATTTTTTTCCCCATGATATATTTTGTAACAGTTGTTGCATATCACGTTTTCTTTCCTTCCAAAAACAGGTGATGGACCCCCGGCCTGCCCATGTTTTTTCAAGGGAAGACGTTGTGATTCCACGAGTTTGTCTCACATACCTGGGAATCCACGAAGGTCATCACAGCGACCTTGTTCTGGCCTGGTCGCCTGTCGATTTTAACAACCGTTTCATGTCGATTGTGCGAGCCCTAGAGTATCTGGTTGGATCTGAACGTGTTGGGGATTTCCGTGTTGCTGTAGACCCTGTGACAAATGATGGTTTTATCCGCTGCAGTCATGCTGAAGTTGCTGAGTACCTTCGGGGGCACTGTGTCCTTGTTGGGCATGAGGAAGTTTACTTTTTCATAATTCGCAATGTTCTGATGCCGCCATTCGATGAAGATGTAAACCAGCATCTTGAGGTGCATGCTGGACGGTGCATGTAAACAGGCCTAAGGTAATTTTCCAtcatcagtttttttttgcattccTATGCCACACAATCTGCTACCTGGTTgcacaccttttttttttggatgtgATATGTTTTCGCCCATCTGAAGTGCAACTCCGCATAAGTTGTCTCGACACGTAGCcactcaaatggagatgaaaccTTAAAACTTGATTAGTGGCACTTGTTGGGTTTCAACTATAGCAATTTTGCTTGGGACTGAAAGTGCTGCTGCTACTGATCTAGATTCAAAGTGCAGAAAATAGTAAGTATTTTCATCACAGCCCCTGCACTGCAATGCAATTTTTTGACCAGTGTGGCAAGTGGCGACGGCGCAAGTCGGCTGAAACTTCTGCTCTGACTTCAGACACGGGAGCACGGATGCtaagggggcgtttagttcccaaaggtgaaaatttttggtagtCACGTCAATGTTTgatcagatgtcgggagggtttttcgaacactaattaaaaaactaatttcagaactcacttggaaaccgcgagacgaatcttttgaggcctttgaacgcatcattagcacatgtgggttactgtagcacttatggctaatcatgcactaattaggctcaaaagattcatctcatcgtgtacatccaaactgtgtaattagttttgttatttaattacatttagtgtttcatacatgtgtttaaagaggatgtgaaaatttttgggtgaaattttttggtaactaaacggcccctaagAGGATGGCACTCTTTTTAAtttggccttgtttagttcgcgaaaaggtaggaattttttttgggtTGGGAAGCGTGTTCTGTGAGATGTGGCACGGTCTACTACTGAAAAAAATTGGGAACTTTTTGGGCACTAAACATGGCCCACTGAATATTGTTGAAATGTCTTGGCGGATGTGCTTTAATTTGCCTGAATTTCTTCTTcggcaaaagaaaaagaaattgaCCTGATCCTGCAGTCAAATGTGGGATACGGGATCTTCGGAGTTTGGACGAACACTGGGGCCCAAAGCCGCAACTGCATGTCCGTTCAAAGGAAcagggaaaaaagaaaacagcCGCAATTGTCGTTGACTCCTGCAGTGGCTGCATTCGATTGGATATCGTATTGATCTTCCTCAGAGTCCGCGCTTGGGCGGTTTAATCTAATCCTATCTACTGCATCAATCCATGACAGGTCAACACTCCACACGGCAAGATATTTGCTATACACACGCATGCCACAGCCTCCCGATTGGGTCTAATCGTCAACGCAGGGTTGTCAGCAACAGCTCTCAACAATCTCTTATGCACAAGCCAATTCATGGGATGCCTTGCGACCTCTGCAACTCTGTTGATGCATACAAAACTGCCGGAGGAGTTGACCAGATGGAGCGATGATAGTGAATTAGCAACGTCATGTGTGAAAAACTTTCTTCAGAGTCCAAACAAACGACAGTGTGAAGGACGGGGAGTGGTTACTTCCGTGCGCTGCTGAGGTCAGTGGTTAGAAACTTGGAATAGGATCGTCGTTTACGGCACTGCTTCTTGTTGATTTCTTAAACCACAGCATGTTTGTCATGTCAATGCAGTAAGCAGATTCGAATGATCTGATCTCTCATGGAACTACATATCTTGTGGGAATGCAAAATGCTTTGTGTACAACGACTTGATATGCTTGCTAtacaattaaaaaaaaatcaaatggcAAAGCAGGGATGCAGGCTGCAGGGCACTGTGCACTGCACTGCCAGCTAGGTCAGGCATCATGCTGCCGACTGCAAATTGCATGCGAGGAACCGTAGCCGTTTGGTCAAAGTCAAACCTGCATGTGCGGACATGAAAAAAATGCACTCGCACATGCATGCATCAACTTGGGAAATGTTGAGTGATTTTCTCCCCTGATTAGTAGTTTTTAGCCGGTGGAAATGCTCTCTCAGATGCATGAATCTGTAGACGGACCCATCCCTCTGACTCTGATCTGCACGTTTGAGACCAACGCAATTGTGCAATCACGCAATGCTCATGCAACACTCCACTCTACTGCTAGTCCACACCTTCTAATACAGTGTCTAATACAGTGATACACAATTATAGTCTGCAGTTTCGTCCCAagggaaaaaaaagacaaaCTCATTTGCAATTCTCTATCTTATGTTAATGCGTAAAAAACATTCTCAACGGTTAATTTTCCCCTTATCAGTAAAAATGAAGTGTTTTCTCATTTCAGTCAGGAGTTAGATGTGCAAGTAGGAGCccggttcagacttcagaggcaGAGCAAGGAGAAAGCTGCAGTTTCAGTGCGCACGAGGGAATCCGCGTGCTGATTGTACGGCTGAATTGTTCACTGCGAGGTTGCATGCATGATGCAATCTATGAGCTTATCTGTTTTttagggggcgtttagttcccaaaacaaaaaatttttgggtgtctcGTCGTTTTTTGATCAGATGTCGAGAgagtttttcggacactaattaaaaaactaatttcagaactcacttagaaaccacgagacgaatcttttgaggcatttgaccgcatcattagcacatgtgagttactgtagcacttatggctaatcatgcactaattaggcttaaaagattcgtctcgtcatgtacattcaaattgtgtaattaattttgttatttaattatatttagtgtttcatacatgtgtttaaagaggagttgaaaatttttgggtgaaaatttttgggaactaaacggccccttagTGCCGGCTTCTCTTTTCTCACCAACCttaaacttatttctttcgggttttaTTTCTAACCTATTTCAACTTGCTTGAGAGAAAAAACTAtggtgttgttgctgctgcttcttctctACCCTCACCGAGTCACCTGCAGTATGTTGCGATATGAATGCAAGCTGTTTGTCCTGCTGCTGGTGTCTCTGACGCAGCCTAGGTGACAGAGATGCAGCGGCAGCAACTGTGCGTCACGTGAGGCCGCAGGGGTCGCCACGAACGCTGCCTCGCCTACCACCAGGAGATTGATCGATCCGCAGGCCGCGGCTGCCGAATGACACGGAGTCGCATGGGGGTGATGAAGCTAGACTGAGTTGTTGTGGGAGGAGACATGGCCGCGTAGGGTCAGCAAGGGTAGACACTAGCGATAATGTAGCCGGCCGTCGGCTGCCTATGGATGGTACACAAAGATCCCGCTACGGTGATATATAAGAGCCCTCTAAATTGAAGATGAAGCCCGCAAGAGAAGTAACAACTGTTATGAAGAAATAGATTAGTGATCATTTTCTATaataattaattagattaattaggcagttattttttttgaaagggccATCACGAAAGACCCAGCTCACTAAAGAGCCAACTCGAAGGAGCCAATTCCAAGAGACACCATGTCCTTTGAACTTGTATGAATATGTAATCAATCCTATCAATGAGAATCCAATCATTCCATTCACTTTCACTTCTAACACGTTATCAGTCACTTTGGTTCTACCACTGAGCGTAAGAAATCGAACTGAATCTCGCCGAGAACACAGAGGGAAAGCACGTCAATGGACATACCCGTAAGCAAGAACAGCGGCCGGCAGACCTCGCCCTTCCTGGGAACTCGATGAGAACTAGAAAAACTTGCGCGGCGTTGCCGTGCCTTCCTCGAAGCGTGCCAGTGCTAGGCGACAGCGCGCTTATATTTTTGGCCAGTGTTTTTTTTGGTGCTGTGCCCTCATCATATAGCATAGCAATGTTTTGTTTGCAACACACCAGCACAAGTAGAAATATATTAGAAATTAAGTAGTAGCAGCCACAAGAATTGTATTTCACGAATAGAAATGATATGAAAACATGCTTACATAAAGAGAAGATTACATGCCAAAGAGCAATTCCAGACACAAATTTATTTGCACTTTTGAATTACTGCACAACTCTGAATGTTTATGATTCCAGGCACTAAGATGAGTAACAGTATACTCTTGTGCCTGTGGATGGGGGAGTGTTTAGATGGAGGTGGGTTCATGATTTGTAGGAACCGGCTCTATGACTGTTTCACTCTTCACCCAGATATGTAGCTCCTGTAGGCGCAATTATACAAGAAGTCAACAAAGTAATGTTAATTGAGAATGCTGGTGTGAAAGGAACATCAAGTCAATTAAATTTTAAATAGGATAGACCAACTGCAGACCATGCAACTTTTAAGTCTTATGTGTAGTATTGGGATGTTTGTGGATGCATTAATTAAGATAGGTCTTGCCTTGTATCGTCAACCAAATATGCAGTGGCATTGTTAAAATTGGAAAGAGTATAATTTGTGATGTAATCGGAATGGACTGCATATGAAGATATTAGGACACGATATTTTTGAAAACACTGTTCTGAAGTGGCAGATCAAGAACTTACTTCTTTTGAGATGGCTGTTACCAACATCCCACTTCGGTGTTATTTGACCTCGCCATATgcattgccgcatattatgtgGTTCCATAGTTGTATGGAACTGTAGAACAATTTTCCTGCTATTGTTATTTGATTGTTGCAGGACCAGTGCGTGCTATATAATAGTTGTATATTTTTAACCAGTATTTCTAATCTAGGTATCTGACTGAGCAAGCAATAGAATGAACGTAGCAAATTAATGACTTTGTACTTAATTATTTTGAGCATGTGGGTGGACACCGAGAGGCCTAGTAGCATGACAATGTTGGGCTAAGCACAATTTAGCAAGTTGATTATACTATGGGAAAGAAAATTTACCTTTTTGCAAGAAACAGATCTGCTGGACAATACAGAACCTGGAGCTGGAGTTGGAACTGGATGCGCGGAGGTGGTGCTGGTGCAGGCAACAATGCTTGCAGGGTCCTGCTTGCTTGACCCTGAAGTGGATGAGGTGCTGCTACAATGTGCAGGTATTGGAAGTAGTTGAGCGAGCAAGGTGAGGCTCATCTGTAAATAAAATAACAGACATGAGATCACTTAGGTCTTGGCTATGGTCTTCTTTCTATTGAATTTAAAACTTCTTTGTATACTATATTTTCTGTTTTTGAGCCACATGAGCCATCATCATTTTCTATTAATATTTTTAGACCTGTCTTGTTTGTTACACGTGACACTGCGACATATAGTTGGCCATGGGTAAATACTTGCTTCTTTAAATATATTCCTACATTTGATAGTGTTTGCCCTTGGCTTTTATTAATAGTCATTGAGTAGCAAACTTTTATTGGAAATTGTCGTCGGCATAGTGTAAATGGCCAATGGTTTCCTCTTGTTGTTAGATTAATTCTTGGTATGTATGTTTTATGTCCAGTGTGTGTTCCTGTAATTATTATTGCTTCGATAACATTATCTCCTAATTGTGTCACTATGAGCCTTGTTCCATTGCATAGTCCTAAGCTCTGGTTAAGATTTCTCAATAGCATAATCGGGACTCCAACTTTTAGTAATAGTCTATGTGGTGGGAAGTTGTTGGAGTTGAGTGTATTAAGATAGTCAACATGATATAAAACTTGTGCATCGTTAGGTGCATCTATACATTTTGATATGGTATCTGCGCTCAAGTATTCTCTTTCCTGGTTTGGTAGTAGCTTGACCATGTAGTCGTTTATTTCATCAACAATTTCATTAGTAGTTGCTAATATAGCTCTTTCTTTAATATAATCAGCATCCTGAAATCTTCTTTGAAAATCAGGATATGTAGAGTCTATTAATGCTTGTATTTTATTATTTGACGTTTGTATTAGTAGCGCTTTTGGTATCTCTATCAACGTAGAGTCAGTAGCAATATTTGTTTCACCTATGATAGTTCAATTTCCAATGCTTAATATCCAGTTATTGAAAGATTCTAGCTCTTCATATTCAGGAGTCGATGGATTTACCTTTTGCAGACGCATATTTTCAGTTAGGAATAATATTTTAACATTGTTCCAAAGATATGATTTAATAATTGAGGCGTTTATAATCTGAGATTTTGAGCCATTTTGTACGACTGGAAGTATTTGCTTAGGATCACAACCTAGGACAACGACCTTTCCACCAAATGGTATATTGACAGCTTCTTGAGTTACTTCAGACATTATATCTTTGAGTGACCTGTCAAAGGCTTTAAAACACTGTTTATTTGTCATCAAGGCTTCGTCCCATATAATGAGGCTAGTTTCGATAAGTAATTTAGCAAGTTTTGTCCCTCGTTTTTTGTCACATATTGACATTTCATCTATATCAATAGGTATTCGATATCTTGAATGAGCTGTTCGTCCATTTGGAAGTAGTAAAGAAGCTACTCCAGATGATGCAACTGTTAGAACTATTTTTTTTGGCTCTAATGTATGATACAATTGTGTTCCACAAAAAAGTCTTGCCAGTTCCTCCATGTCCGGAGACAAAGTAGAATTGTGGTCTGTTGTTTAAAACAGAATCAACAATTTCATGAAAAGCTTCCTTCTGTCTTTTATTTAGTTGTGAATATAATTTATTAGATTCTTCTTCTAAATACTGTATATCATAGTTCATTTCTTCTTGGATCAGTTTGTTGCTTGTATCTAGTTCATGGTGTATGCACCTACATGGCAGATTATAATTAGCGATTTGCTGTCCATTCCTGCTTAAAATTTCCTCTAAATCTTGTAATAGTAAGTTCTGAAGTTCAGTTTCAATAGTAATATATTTAATTGGGTAATGTTTAAGTGTTAACTGTCTTTCGATATCATCAACCATTTTTTTCCAGTTTTTATTAAAGAATTCTCTTTCGTCCTTTATTTCACAGTATGCTAGCATTATGCAAAATAAATTCCGTAATTGAGAAGATGTAGCCCAGGTAGTAGCTTCTTCAAACGTGTTATACCATTCGTTGTCATCAGTTAGTAGTCCTCGTGCTGCACAAGCTTCTTTGAAAGTTTGATATACAGTTCCATTATATGTTCGTATATCCGCGTAGCTTGTTGCACCTTTTACTATCATGAGAAGCATACGGAGGTAGAAACGTTCTCCTTCGCAAGGATTCACGTAATATAATCGTCCAATTTTAAAGCCATGCTGTCTTTTTGtccatttttttgtttttttcctccCATCTCCACTTTAATGGAAATTCACAGTATGTAAGTTCTCTTGCCTCAATATGTTCTCTATTAGCGGTAAACCATTCAGTGagcattgttttgtgattttttggATTATCAATAATGTCTTTTAATTTAGCATTTTTTCTCATTTTAACAATATTCATTAGTGGCAGATGCACGGGTAGCCTTTCGACTGGAGGCCAATGATAGTGTATTTCATAGACAAGCAATCTCCAGAGTGCATCTTGTTCACATATATACCTACaatccaaatattctttgatttcatctatATCCTTGGTTTCTTCATCTTTAGTTTCATCCTGTGCTTTTTTAATGCGTTTGAAAATTATACTTGCTTGGTCAGGTCCTTTATTTACATATTTGCATAAGTATTTTAAAAGCTTGCTTTTGTTTACATATTCTACATTTATATGGGCTTGATATTTTTTGAGTAATTGTAAATTATGCGGAACAACCCATCTGTTATCTAAGTTGTGGTTATCTCTACGTATAAAGATTCCATTGTTTCGCCTACGATACATTGTAAAACCTGTATCGGTAAAAGTAGTCTCTTCTTGAAATTCTTTTGGATAAAATTTAGAACATCTACCTTTTTTCATGCATGGGCAGTTCCAATTTTTCTCTCCACAAGGTCCATGCATCATATGTTCGGATACAAGTATATACCCTAAAGGATCTATTGTTGGGTTTGGTATTTCAGCAGATATCCAAGAATCTATTATTTCTGTTGTTATttcatttcctttcttttctatcCAAACTAAGATA
This window of the Panicum virgatum strain AP13 chromosome 1K, P.virgatum_v5, whole genome shotgun sequence genome carries:
- the LOC120701113 gene encoding uncharacterized protein LOC120701113, which produces MRSVQRWARVCIAYVFSVSALYFAHTQPSPPLSRSSPPPDPSSPAAGSTAAVPPLRAPGAEPAVEPAPAKQRRPRSPTFFSGGGGFPPLQEATAPPLPHPVLHLRSLPSPPRSAGAATLQICGEVMDPRPAHVFSREDVVIPRVCLTYLGIHEGHHSDLVLAWSPVDFNNRFMSIVRALEYLVGSERVGDFRVAVDPVTNDGFIRCSHAEVAEYLRGHCVLVGHEEVYFFIIRNVLMPPFDEDVNQHLEVHAGRCM